One Salmo salar chromosome ssa01, Ssal_v3.1, whole genome shotgun sequence DNA window includes the following coding sequences:
- the LOC106594790 gene encoding protein numb homolog isoform X2, with amino-acid sequence MNKLRQSFRRKKDVYVPESSRPHQWQTDEEAVRGGKCSFGVKYLGHVEVEESRGMHICEGAVKRLKTDRTFFKGFFTKAGKKAVRAVLWVSADGLRVVDDKTKDLILDQTIEKVSFCAPDRNFERAFSYICRDGTTRRWICHCFMAIKDSGERLSHSVGCAFAACLERKQRREKECGVTATFDSNRTTFTREGSFRVTTATEAAEREEVMRQLQDKKEGDVRPSIALSSGPSEGVVNQAVAPLPGPPSPSSSSPPLGPQVIPRRHAPVEVLARQGSFRGFPALNNNSSPFKRQLSLRMNDLSSTLQRNSDFPMNNTVPEGEGEGDSISSLCTQIASAFSGPPEDPFSQAPMPRPTSSPQSPVAAPPPGAQPALPPPLPARDTNPWAKTPGHAGHHTPPTSSSAQPGGDWTTPVIVAPPSATSSPSHHSHRRTPSEADRWLEEVAKSVRAPQLVSTPPSQPFLTPNPPAFSTPPSQPFLTPNPPSQPFLTPNPPAFPKPSTQAFPTSPPPSQAFAVPTLPTQAVAPVAFMSSMPPAIPMLPPRQPAYQAPASYPMSNGLPYAHPTVPVMGITPSQMLANVFGSATQPQAYPTPQPQAYPTPSPRRTPPPAPGVPHPQPQAYPTPQPQAYPTPQYDPAQHTVGISFSNPHQQPLPFQAPNGSVAFNGGGADSWAPPSLPPQSSPAPPLPPQPLATADPFEAKWAALESHSRQRTTPSPTNPFSSELHKTFEIQL; translated from the exons GACAGGACATTCTTCAAGGGCTTCTTTACAAAA GCAGGGAAGAAGGCAGTGAGAGCGGTGCTGTGGGTCTCAGCAGACGGTCTCCGTGTAGTAGATGACAAGACCAAG gacctgatcctagaccagacAATAGAGAAAGTATCGTTCTGCGCTCCAGACAGGAACTTTGAGAGAGCGTTCTCTTACATCTGTAGAGATGGAACTACGAGACGATGGATCTGTCACTGCTTCATGGCTATCAAGGACTCG GGCGAGCGTCTGAGCCACTCGGTGGGCTGTGCCTTCGCTGCCTGTctggagaggaaacagaggagagagaaggagtgcgGTGTCACGGCAACCTTCGACTCCAACAGAACCACCTTCACCAGGGAGGGCTCGTTCCGAGTTACCACGGCGACGGAAGCCGCGGAGCGAGAGGAGGTCATGAGGCAGTTACAGGAcaagaaag AAGGCGATGTCAGACCCTCCATCGCTCTCTCCTCGGGCCCCAGTGAGGGTGTGGTGAACCAGGCTGTGGCCCCTCTACCAGGGCCcccgtccccctcctcctcctctcctcctctgggtcCCCAGGTTATCCCCCGCAGACACGCTCCAGTGGAGGTCCTGGCAAGACAGGGTTCCTTCAGAGGGTTCCCTGCCCTCAACAACAACTCCTCTCCCTTCAAACGGCAGCTGTCCCTCAGGATGAACGATCTGTCCTCCACCCTGCAGAGGAATTCTGACTTCCCCATGAACAATACAG tcccagagggagagggagagggggacagcATCAGCTCGTTGTGTACCCAGATCGCCTCAGCCTTCAGTGGGCCTCCTGAAGACCCCTTCTCCCAGGCCCCCATGCCCCGACCAACCTCCTCTCCACAGTCGCCTGTAGCAGCGCCCCCCCCGGGGGCTCAGCCAG CACTGCCTCCTCCACTTCCTGCCCGAGACACTAACCCCTGGGCCAAGACACCTGGCCACGCAGGGCACCATACCCCCCCGACTTCCTCCTCCGCACAACCAG GAGGTGATTGGACGACCCCAGTGATTGTAGCTCCTCCCTCCGCCACATCGTCTCCTTCTCACCACTCCCACCGCCGCACGCCGTCGGAGGCTGACCGCTGGCTCGAGGAGGTCGCCAAGTCTGTCCGCGCTCCGCAACTCGTCTCCACACCCCCATCCCAACCGTTCCTCACCCCCAACCCCCCAGCCTTCTCCACACCCCCATCCCAACCGTTCCTCACCCCCAACCCCCCATCCCAACCGTTCCTCACCCCCAACCCCCCAGCCTTCCCCAAGCCTTCCACCCAGGCCTTCCCTACCTCACCACCCCCTTCCCAGGCGTTTGCTGTACCCACCCTCCCAACCCAGGCAGTTGCCCCTGTGGCCTTCATGTCCTCCATGCCCCCAGCGATTCCCATGCTGCCCCCTCGCCAGCCTGCCTACCAGGCCCCAGCCTCCTACCCCATGTCCAACGGGCTGCCCTATGCCCATCCCACTGTGCCCGTGATGGGCATCACACCCTCTCAGATGTTGGCCAATGTGTTTGGTTCAGCCACTCAGCCCCAGGCGTACCCCACGCCCCAGCCCCAGGCGTACCCCACCCCCAGCCCCAGGCGTACCCCACCCCCAGCCCCAGGCGTACCCCACCCCCAGCCCCAGGCGTACCCCACCCCCCAGCCCCAGGCGTACCCCACGCCCCAGTATGACCCTGCTCAGCACACTGTGGGTATCTCCTTCAGCAACCCCCACCAGCAGCCCCTTCCCTTCCAGGCACCCAATGGGAGTGTAGCCTTCAACGGGGGTGGGGCCGACAGCTgggcccctccctccctgccccctcAGTCCTCCCCGGCCCCTCCCCTGCCCCCGCAACCCCTGGCGACGGCCGATCCCTTCGAGGCCAAGTGGGCCGCCCTGGAGAGCCACTCCCGCCAGCGAACCACGCCGTCGCCCACTAACCCCTTCTCCTCCGAGCTGCACAAGACCTTTGAGATCCAACTCTAG
- the LOC106594790 gene encoding protein numb homolog isoform X1 — translation MNKLRQSFRRKKDVYVPESSRPHQWQTDEEAVRGGKCSFGVKYLGHVEVEESRGMHICEGAVKRLKTDRTFFKGFFTKAGKKAVRAVLWVSADGLRVVDDKTKDLILDQTIEKVSFCAPDRNFERAFSYICRDGTTRRWICHCFMAIKDSGERLSHSVGCAFAACLERKQRREKECGVTATFDSNRTTFTREGSFRVTTATEAAEREEVMRQLQDKKAEGDVRPSIALSSGPSEGVVNQAVAPLPGPPSPSSSSPPLGPQVIPRRHAPVEVLARQGSFRGFPALNNNSSPFKRQLSLRMNDLSSTLQRNSDFPMNNTVPEGEGEGDSISSLCTQIASAFSGPPEDPFSQAPMPRPTSSPQSPVAAPPPGAQPALPPPLPARDTNPWAKTPGHAGHHTPPTSSSAQPGGDWTTPVIVAPPSATSSPSHHSHRRTPSEADRWLEEVAKSVRAPQLVSTPPSQPFLTPNPPAFSTPPSQPFLTPNPPSQPFLTPNPPAFPKPSTQAFPTSPPPSQAFAVPTLPTQAVAPVAFMSSMPPAIPMLPPRQPAYQAPASYPMSNGLPYAHPTVPVMGITPSQMLANVFGSATQPQAYPTPQPQAYPTPSPRRTPPPAPGVPHPQPQAYPTPQPQAYPTPQYDPAQHTVGISFSNPHQQPLPFQAPNGSVAFNGGGADSWAPPSLPPQSSPAPPLPPQPLATADPFEAKWAALESHSRQRTTPSPTNPFSSELHKTFEIQL, via the exons GACAGGACATTCTTCAAGGGCTTCTTTACAAAA GCAGGGAAGAAGGCAGTGAGAGCGGTGCTGTGGGTCTCAGCAGACGGTCTCCGTGTAGTAGATGACAAGACCAAG gacctgatcctagaccagacAATAGAGAAAGTATCGTTCTGCGCTCCAGACAGGAACTTTGAGAGAGCGTTCTCTTACATCTGTAGAGATGGAACTACGAGACGATGGATCTGTCACTGCTTCATGGCTATCAAGGACTCG GGCGAGCGTCTGAGCCACTCGGTGGGCTGTGCCTTCGCTGCCTGTctggagaggaaacagaggagagagaaggagtgcgGTGTCACGGCAACCTTCGACTCCAACAGAACCACCTTCACCAGGGAGGGCTCGTTCCGAGTTACCACGGCGACGGAAGCCGCGGAGCGAGAGGAGGTCATGAGGCAGTTACAGGAcaagaaag CAGAAGGCGATGTCAGACCCTCCATCGCTCTCTCCTCGGGCCCCAGTGAGGGTGTGGTGAACCAGGCTGTGGCCCCTCTACCAGGGCCcccgtccccctcctcctcctctcctcctctgggtcCCCAGGTTATCCCCCGCAGACACGCTCCAGTGGAGGTCCTGGCAAGACAGGGTTCCTTCAGAGGGTTCCCTGCCCTCAACAACAACTCCTCTCCCTTCAAACGGCAGCTGTCCCTCAGGATGAACGATCTGTCCTCCACCCTGCAGAGGAATTCTGACTTCCCCATGAACAATACAG tcccagagggagagggagagggggacagcATCAGCTCGTTGTGTACCCAGATCGCCTCAGCCTTCAGTGGGCCTCCTGAAGACCCCTTCTCCCAGGCCCCCATGCCCCGACCAACCTCCTCTCCACAGTCGCCTGTAGCAGCGCCCCCCCCGGGGGCTCAGCCAG CACTGCCTCCTCCACTTCCTGCCCGAGACACTAACCCCTGGGCCAAGACACCTGGCCACGCAGGGCACCATACCCCCCCGACTTCCTCCTCCGCACAACCAG GAGGTGATTGGACGACCCCAGTGATTGTAGCTCCTCCCTCCGCCACATCGTCTCCTTCTCACCACTCCCACCGCCGCACGCCGTCGGAGGCTGACCGCTGGCTCGAGGAGGTCGCCAAGTCTGTCCGCGCTCCGCAACTCGTCTCCACACCCCCATCCCAACCGTTCCTCACCCCCAACCCCCCAGCCTTCTCCACACCCCCATCCCAACCGTTCCTCACCCCCAACCCCCCATCCCAACCGTTCCTCACCCCCAACCCCCCAGCCTTCCCCAAGCCTTCCACCCAGGCCTTCCCTACCTCACCACCCCCTTCCCAGGCGTTTGCTGTACCCACCCTCCCAACCCAGGCAGTTGCCCCTGTGGCCTTCATGTCCTCCATGCCCCCAGCGATTCCCATGCTGCCCCCTCGCCAGCCTGCCTACCAGGCCCCAGCCTCCTACCCCATGTCCAACGGGCTGCCCTATGCCCATCCCACTGTGCCCGTGATGGGCATCACACCCTCTCAGATGTTGGCCAATGTGTTTGGTTCAGCCACTCAGCCCCAGGCGTACCCCACGCCCCAGCCCCAGGCGTACCCCACCCCCAGCCCCAGGCGTACCCCACCCCCAGCCCCAGGCGTACCCCACCCCCAGCCCCAGGCGTACCCCACCCCCCAGCCCCAGGCGTACCCCACGCCCCAGTATGACCCTGCTCAGCACACTGTGGGTATCTCCTTCAGCAACCCCCACCAGCAGCCCCTTCCCTTCCAGGCACCCAATGGGAGTGTAGCCTTCAACGGGGGTGGGGCCGACAGCTgggcccctccctccctgccccctcAGTCCTCCCCGGCCCCTCCCCTGCCCCCGCAACCCCTGGCGACGGCCGATCCCTTCGAGGCCAAGTGGGCCGCCCTGGAGAGCCACTCCCGCCAGCGAACCACGCCGTCGCCCACTAACCCCTTCTCCTCCGAGCTGCACAAGACCTTTGAGATCCAACTCTAG
- the LOC106594790 gene encoding protein numb homolog isoform X3 encodes MNKLRQSFRRKKDVYVPESSRPHQWQTDEEAVRGGKCSFGVKYLGHVEVEESRGMHICEGAVKRLKTAGKKAVRAVLWVSADGLRVVDDKTKDLILDQTIEKVSFCAPDRNFERAFSYICRDGTTRRWICHCFMAIKDSGERLSHSVGCAFAACLERKQRREKECGVTATFDSNRTTFTREGSFRVTTATEAAEREEVMRQLQDKKAEGDVRPSIALSSGPSEGVVNQAVAPLPGPPSPSSSSPPLGPQVIPRRHAPVEVLARQGSFRGFPALNNNSSPFKRQLSLRMNDLSSTLQRNSDFPMNNTVPEGEGEGDSISSLCTQIASAFSGPPEDPFSQAPMPRPTSSPQSPVAAPPPGAQPALPPPLPARDTNPWAKTPGHAGHHTPPTSSSAQPGGDWTTPVIVAPPSATSSPSHHSHRRTPSEADRWLEEVAKSVRAPQLVSTPPSQPFLTPNPPAFSTPPSQPFLTPNPPSQPFLTPNPPAFPKPSTQAFPTSPPPSQAFAVPTLPTQAVAPVAFMSSMPPAIPMLPPRQPAYQAPASYPMSNGLPYAHPTVPVMGITPSQMLANVFGSATQPQAYPTPQPQAYPTPSPRRTPPPAPGVPHPQPQAYPTPQPQAYPTPQYDPAQHTVGISFSNPHQQPLPFQAPNGSVAFNGGGADSWAPPSLPPQSSPAPPLPPQPLATADPFEAKWAALESHSRQRTTPSPTNPFSSELHKTFEIQL; translated from the exons GCAGGGAAGAAGGCAGTGAGAGCGGTGCTGTGGGTCTCAGCAGACGGTCTCCGTGTAGTAGATGACAAGACCAAG gacctgatcctagaccagacAATAGAGAAAGTATCGTTCTGCGCTCCAGACAGGAACTTTGAGAGAGCGTTCTCTTACATCTGTAGAGATGGAACTACGAGACGATGGATCTGTCACTGCTTCATGGCTATCAAGGACTCG GGCGAGCGTCTGAGCCACTCGGTGGGCTGTGCCTTCGCTGCCTGTctggagaggaaacagaggagagagaaggagtgcgGTGTCACGGCAACCTTCGACTCCAACAGAACCACCTTCACCAGGGAGGGCTCGTTCCGAGTTACCACGGCGACGGAAGCCGCGGAGCGAGAGGAGGTCATGAGGCAGTTACAGGAcaagaaag CAGAAGGCGATGTCAGACCCTCCATCGCTCTCTCCTCGGGCCCCAGTGAGGGTGTGGTGAACCAGGCTGTGGCCCCTCTACCAGGGCCcccgtccccctcctcctcctctcctcctctgggtcCCCAGGTTATCCCCCGCAGACACGCTCCAGTGGAGGTCCTGGCAAGACAGGGTTCCTTCAGAGGGTTCCCTGCCCTCAACAACAACTCCTCTCCCTTCAAACGGCAGCTGTCCCTCAGGATGAACGATCTGTCCTCCACCCTGCAGAGGAATTCTGACTTCCCCATGAACAATACAG tcccagagggagagggagagggggacagcATCAGCTCGTTGTGTACCCAGATCGCCTCAGCCTTCAGTGGGCCTCCTGAAGACCCCTTCTCCCAGGCCCCCATGCCCCGACCAACCTCCTCTCCACAGTCGCCTGTAGCAGCGCCCCCCCCGGGGGCTCAGCCAG CACTGCCTCCTCCACTTCCTGCCCGAGACACTAACCCCTGGGCCAAGACACCTGGCCACGCAGGGCACCATACCCCCCCGACTTCCTCCTCCGCACAACCAG GAGGTGATTGGACGACCCCAGTGATTGTAGCTCCTCCCTCCGCCACATCGTCTCCTTCTCACCACTCCCACCGCCGCACGCCGTCGGAGGCTGACCGCTGGCTCGAGGAGGTCGCCAAGTCTGTCCGCGCTCCGCAACTCGTCTCCACACCCCCATCCCAACCGTTCCTCACCCCCAACCCCCCAGCCTTCTCCACACCCCCATCCCAACCGTTCCTCACCCCCAACCCCCCATCCCAACCGTTCCTCACCCCCAACCCCCCAGCCTTCCCCAAGCCTTCCACCCAGGCCTTCCCTACCTCACCACCCCCTTCCCAGGCGTTTGCTGTACCCACCCTCCCAACCCAGGCAGTTGCCCCTGTGGCCTTCATGTCCTCCATGCCCCCAGCGATTCCCATGCTGCCCCCTCGCCAGCCTGCCTACCAGGCCCCAGCCTCCTACCCCATGTCCAACGGGCTGCCCTATGCCCATCCCACTGTGCCCGTGATGGGCATCACACCCTCTCAGATGTTGGCCAATGTGTTTGGTTCAGCCACTCAGCCCCAGGCGTACCCCACGCCCCAGCCCCAGGCGTACCCCACCCCCAGCCCCAGGCGTACCCCACCCCCAGCCCCAGGCGTACCCCACCCCCAGCCCCAGGCGTACCCCACCCCCCAGCCCCAGGCGTACCCCACGCCCCAGTATGACCCTGCTCAGCACACTGTGGGTATCTCCTTCAGCAACCCCCACCAGCAGCCCCTTCCCTTCCAGGCACCCAATGGGAGTGTAGCCTTCAACGGGGGTGGGGCCGACAGCTgggcccctccctccctgccccctcAGTCCTCCCCGGCCCCTCCCCTGCCCCCGCAACCCCTGGCGACGGCCGATCCCTTCGAGGCCAAGTGGGCCGCCCTGGAGAGCCACTCCCGCCAGCGAACCACGCCGTCGCCCACTAACCCCTTCTCCTCCGAGCTGCACAAGACCTTTGAGATCCAACTCTAG
- the LOC106594790 gene encoding protein numb homolog isoform X4: MNKLRQSFRRKKDVYVPESSRPHQWQTDEEAVRGGKCSFGVKYLGHVEVEESRGMHICEGAVKRLKTDLILDQTIEKVSFCAPDRNFERAFSYICRDGTTRRWICHCFMAIKDSGERLSHSVGCAFAACLERKQRREKECGVTATFDSNRTTFTREGSFRVTTATEAAEREEVMRQLQDKKAEGDVRPSIALSSGPSEGVVNQAVAPLPGPPSPSSSSPPLGPQVIPRRHAPVEVLARQGSFRGFPALNNNSSPFKRQLSLRMNDLSSTLQRNSDFPMNNTVPEGEGEGDSISSLCTQIASAFSGPPEDPFSQAPMPRPTSSPQSPVAAPPPGAQPALPPPLPARDTNPWAKTPGHAGHHTPPTSSSAQPGGDWTTPVIVAPPSATSSPSHHSHRRTPSEADRWLEEVAKSVRAPQLVSTPPSQPFLTPNPPAFSTPPSQPFLTPNPPSQPFLTPNPPAFPKPSTQAFPTSPPPSQAFAVPTLPTQAVAPVAFMSSMPPAIPMLPPRQPAYQAPASYPMSNGLPYAHPTVPVMGITPSQMLANVFGSATQPQAYPTPQPQAYPTPSPRRTPPPAPGVPHPQPQAYPTPQPQAYPTPQYDPAQHTVGISFSNPHQQPLPFQAPNGSVAFNGGGADSWAPPSLPPQSSPAPPLPPQPLATADPFEAKWAALESHSRQRTTPSPTNPFSSELHKTFEIQL; the protein is encoded by the exons gacctgatcctagaccagacAATAGAGAAAGTATCGTTCTGCGCTCCAGACAGGAACTTTGAGAGAGCGTTCTCTTACATCTGTAGAGATGGAACTACGAGACGATGGATCTGTCACTGCTTCATGGCTATCAAGGACTCG GGCGAGCGTCTGAGCCACTCGGTGGGCTGTGCCTTCGCTGCCTGTctggagaggaaacagaggagagagaaggagtgcgGTGTCACGGCAACCTTCGACTCCAACAGAACCACCTTCACCAGGGAGGGCTCGTTCCGAGTTACCACGGCGACGGAAGCCGCGGAGCGAGAGGAGGTCATGAGGCAGTTACAGGAcaagaaag CAGAAGGCGATGTCAGACCCTCCATCGCTCTCTCCTCGGGCCCCAGTGAGGGTGTGGTGAACCAGGCTGTGGCCCCTCTACCAGGGCCcccgtccccctcctcctcctctcctcctctgggtcCCCAGGTTATCCCCCGCAGACACGCTCCAGTGGAGGTCCTGGCAAGACAGGGTTCCTTCAGAGGGTTCCCTGCCCTCAACAACAACTCCTCTCCCTTCAAACGGCAGCTGTCCCTCAGGATGAACGATCTGTCCTCCACCCTGCAGAGGAATTCTGACTTCCCCATGAACAATACAG tcccagagggagagggagagggggacagcATCAGCTCGTTGTGTACCCAGATCGCCTCAGCCTTCAGTGGGCCTCCTGAAGACCCCTTCTCCCAGGCCCCCATGCCCCGACCAACCTCCTCTCCACAGTCGCCTGTAGCAGCGCCCCCCCCGGGGGCTCAGCCAG CACTGCCTCCTCCACTTCCTGCCCGAGACACTAACCCCTGGGCCAAGACACCTGGCCACGCAGGGCACCATACCCCCCCGACTTCCTCCTCCGCACAACCAG GAGGTGATTGGACGACCCCAGTGATTGTAGCTCCTCCCTCCGCCACATCGTCTCCTTCTCACCACTCCCACCGCCGCACGCCGTCGGAGGCTGACCGCTGGCTCGAGGAGGTCGCCAAGTCTGTCCGCGCTCCGCAACTCGTCTCCACACCCCCATCCCAACCGTTCCTCACCCCCAACCCCCCAGCCTTCTCCACACCCCCATCCCAACCGTTCCTCACCCCCAACCCCCCATCCCAACCGTTCCTCACCCCCAACCCCCCAGCCTTCCCCAAGCCTTCCACCCAGGCCTTCCCTACCTCACCACCCCCTTCCCAGGCGTTTGCTGTACCCACCCTCCCAACCCAGGCAGTTGCCCCTGTGGCCTTCATGTCCTCCATGCCCCCAGCGATTCCCATGCTGCCCCCTCGCCAGCCTGCCTACCAGGCCCCAGCCTCCTACCCCATGTCCAACGGGCTGCCCTATGCCCATCCCACTGTGCCCGTGATGGGCATCACACCCTCTCAGATGTTGGCCAATGTGTTTGGTTCAGCCACTCAGCCCCAGGCGTACCCCACGCCCCAGCCCCAGGCGTACCCCACCCCCAGCCCCAGGCGTACCCCACCCCCAGCCCCAGGCGTACCCCACCCCCAGCCCCAGGCGTACCCCACCCCCCAGCCCCAGGCGTACCCCACGCCCCAGTATGACCCTGCTCAGCACACTGTGGGTATCTCCTTCAGCAACCCCCACCAGCAGCCCCTTCCCTTCCAGGCACCCAATGGGAGTGTAGCCTTCAACGGGGGTGGGGCCGACAGCTgggcccctccctccctgccccctcAGTCCTCCCCGGCCCCTCCCCTGCCCCCGCAACCCCTGGCGACGGCCGATCCCTTCGAGGCCAAGTGGGCCGCCCTGGAGAGCCACTCCCGCCAGCGAACCACGCCGTCGCCCACTAACCCCTTCTCCTCCGAGCTGCACAAGACCTTTGAGATCCAACTCTAG